The Longimicrobiales bacterium genome has a window encoding:
- the pilM gene encoding type IV pilus assembly protein PilM — MGLFGRSKLSAGLDIGSGIVKLVVIDHSKPEPEIVQVATSSLVPDAIVEGEIMDPVLVAETVRSLIASAGLKTKNVVAAVGGHDVIVKKIPMDRMSQTDAAEVIRWEAEQHVPFDMENVQLDFQILDPDEDTPQMAVLLVAAKRELIENRMSLLTDAGLEPGVIDVEAFALNNAFDRNYPGVRDGLVALVNIGHETTNVNLIANGAPVLVRDVPFGTRRLRESLQRERGMTADRAEEVLNGREDPAALRSLLDERVDELAVGIERAVAFILAQSGGEGVRRVYLSGGGAGIPGIVDVVAARMSVPAEVANPLLRVAILPEVMERVPMEQLAPMLMLPVGLALRQA; from the coding sequence ATGGGACTGTTTGGCCGGAGCAAGCTGTCGGCGGGGCTCGACATCGGTAGCGGCATAGTGAAACTCGTCGTCATCGATCACTCGAAGCCGGAGCCGGAGATCGTGCAGGTCGCCACGAGTTCGCTCGTTCCAGACGCGATCGTCGAGGGCGAGATCATGGATCCCGTGCTGGTCGCGGAGACCGTGCGTTCGCTCATCGCGAGCGCGGGACTCAAGACCAAGAACGTCGTCGCGGCGGTCGGCGGTCACGATGTGATCGTCAAGAAGATTCCGATGGACCGCATGAGCCAGACCGACGCGGCCGAGGTCATCCGCTGGGAGGCGGAGCAGCACGTGCCGTTCGACATGGAGAACGTCCAGCTCGATTTCCAGATCCTCGATCCCGATGAGGACACGCCGCAGATGGCCGTGCTGCTCGTAGCGGCAAAGCGCGAGCTGATCGAGAACCGCATGAGTCTGCTGACGGATGCCGGCCTCGAGCCGGGGGTCATTGACGTCGAGGCGTTCGCGCTGAACAACGCGTTCGATCGCAACTATCCGGGTGTGCGCGACGGGCTCGTGGCACTGGTCAACATCGGACACGAGACGACGAACGTGAATCTCATTGCAAACGGTGCTCCCGTTCTCGTGCGCGACGTGCCCTTTGGCACGCGGCGACTGCGCGAATCACTTCAGCGCGAGCGTGGCATGACGGCGGATCGCGCGGAAGAAGTTCTGAACGGCCGTGAGGATCCGGCGGCATTGCGGTCCCTGCTGGATGAGCGCGTTGACGAGCTGGCGGTCGGGATCGAGCGTGCGGTTGCGTTCATCCTGGCGCAGTCGGGCGGCGAGGGAGTGCGCCGCGTGTACCTGTCGGGAGGCGGTGCCGGCATTCCAGGCATCGTTGATGTGGTCGCCGCACGCATGAGTGTGCCCGCAGAGGTCGCGAATCCGCTGCTGCGCGTCGCGATCCTGCCGGAAGTGATGGAACGCGTACCCATGGAGCAGTTGGCGCCGATGCTGATGCTCCCGGTCGGACTCGCCCTGCGCCAGGCTTAG
- a CDS encoding PilN domain-containing protein: MIEINLLPGSTKKRGGKRGKAPRRATGAAAAAPKLPEFDRTKAMVLGGWVLGVAIIAWLHLGMNSRLDTLRTDTETAVRDSIRFAALRAQGDSLQAQERAIGQKLQVIQEIDAGRYIWPHILDEVSRALPPYVWVVNLTEAFSEAGVPRVRMEGRAGNYLAIGRYIEDLEASPFLYQVRLISSAQTTVDQRTVLGFIVEASYEEPAPDMIQTVPLFGAASGEN; the protein is encoded by the coding sequence GTGATAGAGATCAACCTGTTACCGGGCTCGACGAAGAAGCGCGGCGGCAAGCGAGGCAAGGCCCCGCGCCGCGCCACCGGTGCGGCTGCCGCCGCACCCAAGCTGCCGGAGTTCGACCGCACGAAGGCCATGGTCCTCGGCGGCTGGGTGCTGGGCGTCGCGATCATCGCGTGGCTCCACCTGGGCATGAACTCCCGGCTGGACACCCTCCGCACCGACACCGAGACGGCTGTGCGCGACTCGATCAGGTTTGCGGCCCTGCGAGCACAGGGGGACTCGCTCCAGGCACAGGAGCGCGCGATCGGTCAGAAGCTGCAGGTGATCCAGGAGATCGATGCCGGCCGCTACATCTGGCCGCACATCCTCGACGAGGTCAGCCGCGCACTGCCGCCCTATGTCTGGGTGGTCAATCTGACCGAGGCGTTCTCCGAGGCAGGTGTGCCGCGCGTGCGCATGGAGGGTCGGGCGGGCAACTACCTGGCCATCGGCCGCTACATCGAGGATCTCGAGGCGTCGCCGTTCCTTTACCAGGTGCGCCTCATTTCCTCGGCCCAGACGACCGTGGATCAGCGCACCGTGCTCGGCTTCATTGTAGAAGCTTCATATGAGGAGCCGGCGCCGGACATGATACAGACCGTACCGCTCTTCGGAGCCGCATCGGGGGAGAACTGA
- the pilO gene encoding type 4a pilus biogenesis protein PilO, whose amino-acid sequence MALLPQDPQKQKLVLAGLLPVLLAFGYYYFYHTKRVTEAEALQANVDRLEASNAGMRQIVGRFGQDFQQRLAIYQAHVEQLEQLIPRREDVPVLISQITTRAQDLGVELAALNPAAEEPGEFYSRQTYELQVLGTYHGIGEYMTAIGSLPRIVKATEFKVNTDQPATEPGESPRLRAMFRIETFIVPDPGTVRDTAAVGEVANAND is encoded by the coding sequence ATGGCTTTGCTGCCACAGGACCCGCAGAAGCAGAAGCTGGTGCTGGCAGGACTGCTGCCCGTTCTGCTCGCGTTCGGCTACTACTACTTCTACCACACGAAGCGTGTGACGGAAGCGGAAGCGCTCCAGGCCAATGTCGACCGCCTGGAGGCGAGCAATGCCGGGATGCGCCAGATCGTGGGCCGCTTCGGCCAGGACTTCCAGCAGCGCCTGGCGATCTATCAGGCACACGTCGAGCAGCTCGAGCAGCTGATCCCGCGGCGCGAGGATGTGCCGGTGCTGATCAGCCAGATAACTACGCGGGCACAGGATCTCGGCGTCGAGCTGGCAGCCCTGAACCCCGCGGCTGAAGAGCCCGGCGAGTTCTACTCGCGCCAGACATACGAGCTCCAGGTGCTCGGCACGTATCACGGTATCGGCGAATACATGACCGCGATCGGTTCATTGCCGCGCATCGTGAAGGCGACGGAGTTCAAGGTGAACACCGACCAGCCGGCAACCGAGCCCGGCGAGTCGCCACGGCTCCGCGCCATGTTCCGCATCGAGACGTTCATCGTTCCCGACCCGGGCACGGTCAGGGACACAGCTGCTGTCGGGGAGGTCGCCAATGCGAACGATTGA